GATCAGGTCTACCACGCCTTTGAAGTTATCTTCAGCGCCGATGGGGAGCATCAGCGGAACAGGATTCGCACCGAGCATTTCCTTCACCTGTTTTACCACGTTCAGGAAGTCCGCACCGGAACGGTCCATTTTGTTCACAAAACCGATACGGGGCACCTTGTATTTGTTAGCCTGGCGCCATACGGTCTCAGACTGGGGCTCAACACCGGATACGGCGCAAAACAATGCCACCAGACCATCCAGTACACGCAGTGAACGCTCCACCTCTACGGTAAAGTCCACGTGCCCCGGGGTATCAATGATATTGAATTTATACTGTTTGGTATCAGGCGTACTTGTGCCCTGCAAGGTCGGGAAGTTCCAGAAACAGGTAGTAGCCGCAGATGTGATGGTAATACCTCTCTCCTGCTCCTGGGCCATCCAGTCCATGGTAGCTGCCCCTTCGTGAACCTCACCGATTTTGTGGGTCTTTCCTGTATAATACAGAATACGCTCTGTGGTAGTGGTCTTACCGGCATCGATGTGCGCCGCAATACCAAAGTTTCTTTGAAATCTTAAGTCTGCCATAAAAGTAAAATGACTTATAAGTAATGCAATTTGGGGGGCAAAGGTAATCTATTTCCATCAATAAATAAAGCCGGAATTATTTGTGAAATTGTTAAATCATGTGCTGCCGGGCGGGAAAGATTTTCTACCGCTCATCCTTCAAAAACCGCCAGAAATGAAATCAAGCCCTGAAAGCCTTTGTCCGCATCGTTTTTTATATATCTTTATGTTGTCTTTGAGCTAATTGAACCCATAAGCATTTCAAGTATCCAGAAAACTTTGATAATAACCGGCTGGGGAAGCCAAAAATGAGATTCTCCCGGAGAGGGGAAAGTATTGTCCGTGATAAGCATTCTTTTGTCGAGAATGAACCCATCTGATGCTCAGCAGTACTGCTGAAGGCATGAGGCTCTCCTGTTATTTTTATGCATTCCATAACCATCACATAACCCATCTCTCATGAACCATTATTCTACAAAACTCCTGTTACCTGCCATCATGCTGGCCATGGCCTGGCTTCCGGCCAGATCGCAGCTGGTACTGGTGCGGCAGGCTGTAGCTTCCGGCGGCGGCAGCGGCCCGGCCGGCGCGGTCAATTTCGACTTTACCATCGGCGAAACGATGGTCACCACACTCAGCGGGGGCATCATGCTTACCCAGGGCTTCCAGCAGCCTGAAGTACTGCCCCCTGTTACACAGGGAGCCAGCCCCATACTGGATTTCATGCTTTTTCCGAATCCTGCCGTGACGACGGTAAAAATGGAATTTGACCTGTTGACGGAGGCCACGGTCGTCTATATGATCGTGAACACGGCCGGGCAGGTGATCTTCCAGGATATCAAGCCCTTCGGCCCCGGGAAGGTGACCATTCCCACACCGGTCGACCGGCTGGCGGCGGGCATCTATACGGTCATCATCAAGGTGAACGGGCACGTCAGAACGGAAAAGCTGATCGTACAGTAAAGCACCCTCTGTTTAATCCAAAAATCATTACACATGAAGCAAAAGCACCTGCTGTGCATGCTTTGCTGCATCCTGGCCATACATCCGCTATTTGCCCAGAAATCGCAGCAGCAGCCTATGAACATAGGCGCAGCATTCCTGCTCGTCAATCCCGATGCGCGGAGCAGCGCAATGGGAGATGCTGTGACGGGTATTGAGCCGGATGCCAATGCCCTCTTCGGGAATGCTGCCAAGATCCCGTTCGCGGGGGACTGGGGCGTCAGCGCATCCTACTCCCCCTGGATGTGGGACCTGAATGACAGCAAAACCCACATGGGCTACGTTTCCGCCTTCAAAAGCTGGAATAACCGGGAAGGCGTTGGCCTGTCCGTGAAGTACTTCGACCACGGGGAGGTGACTTTCCGGGACGATAACGGTATGGAACTGCAGCAGTATCGCCCCCGGGAATACGCCATAGATGGCACTTATGCCCGAAAACTCGGGCAACACCTGGGCATGGCGGTATCGCTGCGCTATATCCGCAGCGAACTCGGTTCCGGCACCTACAACGGCCTGGTACAAAAACCAGCATCGGCCGTTGCCGGGGATGTGGGACTGTACTACCAGAATTATGCGGACCATATCGAATACGGTAACCGCTACAGCTGGGGGATCAGTTTTACCAACATCGGCTCCAAACTGAAATACACGGAAGATAACAACCGCAAGACCTTTCTTCCCATGAATCTGCGGATTGGCGGCGGCTACACTTTCGTGCATACGGAAGACCACCAGTTTTCCCTGGCGGTGGATATCAACAAATTACTGGTACCCACTCCCCCGGTGTACAAACTGGATGCCGGCGGCTTCCCCACGGACGAGATCGAAAGCGGCCGGGACCCTGATCGCGGTATCGTGGAATCCATCTTTTCCTCCTTCGGAGATGCTCCGGGTGGATTCGGCGAGGAGATCCGCGAATTCACGATCGGCAGCGGCATGGAATACGCTTACCAGCACAAATTCTTTGCGCGGGCGGGGTATTTCTATGAGCATCCGAACAAGGGCAACCGCCAGCATTTTGCAGCAGGCGTTGGCGTGAATATTTCCGGCTTCCGGGTGGATATGGCTTATCTCATGCCTACCGGCACCAGCCTGTTGCAGCGCAAGAGCCTGCGATTCACGCTGATGTACAGCCCCCGGTTCGGCGAAAACTGACCTTCTTTATTTCATACTTATACTTAATGTCAACAGTCATGAAAACACTTCTTTGTATAGTCATTCTTGTACTCACGGGCCTCGTATCCGTACATGCCCAGTCTCCCGAAAAGACCCATGATGTTTCCAAAAAAGGCCGGGACCGGCTTTTCCCGGATTTTGCGCAGGATATTGCGCGCCTGGAGGCTGCGGGCAAGACCAACTCCGTAAAACCGCCCCAGGCACTGGCTACCAGCCCCAGGGCGGTGCGTGACCTGATCTTTTTGAAAAGCAGCGGCGCCCGGTTATCAGGCGCAGCCCCTGCCACAGCCCTTCAGGTGGCCCCCGAGCAGCGGCAACTCCCTTCCGCGCTCAGCAGCGCCGAAACGGCCAAAGCCGTTGAGGAGGATAATGCTGCCGCCAGGGCAAAGATCAAAATCCCCAATACTGACCAGGGATCGGAGAACGGTCAGCCAGCCCCCAAACCTAAAAACTGAGCACAATGAAAAAAATACTATATCCGGTTATACTCCTCCTGTTGCTGTCGCTGCAGGACACTTTCGCACAAAACGGGCTTTCCGGCATCAACTACCAGGCTGTTGCCCGGAATGCCAACGGCACCGTGTTCGCCAACAAGGCGGTATCGGTCCGTTTTACCATTCGCGGCGGCGCGGCTGCCGGCCCTGTTCAATACCAGGAAACACATAATGCCAATACCAACAACCTCGGCCTCTTCACTTTGCAGATCGGGCGCGGCACCCCGGTGACGGGTACCTTTGCCGGCGTTCCCTGGGGCGATGCCAACCAGTACATCCAGGTGGAAGTGAACCCCGGCAGCGGGTATGCCGACCTCGGTACTGCCCAGCTGATGAGTGTGCCGTTTGCACAATTTGCGGCGAACGGGGTGGCTGGACCGGTTGGTCCTGCCGGCCCTGCCGGGCCCGTTGGTCCCGCCGGACCTGCCGGTGCTGATGGCGCGACTGGCCCCGTTGGGCCAGCTGGACCTGCTGGTGCTGTTGGCGCGGCTGGCCCTGTTGGTCCCGCCGGACCTGCCGGTGCTGATGGCGCGACTGGTCCCGTTGGGCCTGCGGGTCCCGTTGGCCCTGCTGGCCCTATTGGTCCCGCTGGACCGGCGGGTGCGGATGGAGCTGTTGGTCCGGTTGGGCCTGCCGGACCCATTGGCCCCATTGGACCTGCCGGCCCTGCAGGGCCTGCGGGTTCCATCGCCGGAGCGCCTGCCGGCGGAGATCTGAGCGGTACATACCCCGATCCCACGGTCGCCCAAATTCAGGCCATACCGGTATCCGCTGCAGCGCCAGCGGCCGGGCAGGTGTTGAAATTCGATGGAACAAGCTGGGCTCCTGCCACAGATAATGCAGGAGGCGGAACGTTCACCCTGCCTTACAGCGCTACGGAGAATAATGCAGCCACGCTTTTTTCCATTACCAATGATGGTGACGGCACATCGCTGGAAGGCGTGAACAACACCGCTACAGCCAGTATCAGCGCGATCAGGGGTATTGTGAGCTCCACCAGCCCCGGCGGATTTTCTTCCGCTGTGCGGGGCATCAATAACGGTACAGGCGGCCTGGGTGTTGGCGTATGGGGCTCCCAAGCGGGTTCCGGATGGGGCGTTTACGGTACAACGCCTAACGGTTTGGGCATTTACGGCAATTCATCAGGAGGCGGCACAGGCGTGTATGCCAACAGCAATACAGGTACAGGGCTTACGGCCACCAGTAATAACGGCATTCCTGCCAGCATCTCCATTTTCAACAATGCCAATGCGAACCATGTACTGGAAGCCAATACCGTGGGAAATGGCACGGTCATCAACGTTACTTCATCCGGCAACGGAGCAGGTGTTCGCAGCTCTACCGGCTCCGGTTTTGCAGTGCACGGCATTACCAGCGCGCAAACTTCAGCCGGTATTATCGGGGATAACAACGGCGGCGGTGAAGCGGTGGTAGGCCGTACAACAAGTGATATTGCCGGGGCGGTTGTAGGCCGGAATGATGGAGGAGGATATGGTGTGCGCGGGTTCATTTCAACCAATACCAGCGGCACCGGAGTTGGTGTACTCGGGCAAGTAGGTCTGAACAACAGCACCGGCAGGGCCGGCCGTTTCGAGAACCTTAATCAGACCAATACCACCGGCAATACCCTGGAAGTGGAAACAAACGGCAACGGTAATATCCCGGACAATACACAGGGCAATGCCGCTTCCTTCCTCGTGAACAATACCAATAGCGTAGGTGCGGCCGTAAGAGGGGAAGTAAAAACGATCTTCGGCAACTTCGGGGCTGCGGGGCTGTTTGGTATTTCTTCCGGTACCGGTGGGTTAGCCGGGCTTTTCCATGCCTCCAATGTAAACGGTAACGGCGCGGCGCTGGTGTCTATCACGGAGGGCAATGGCAATGCCATCACGGCTAATGCGGGAAAGGACGGCAATGCGATAGAAGCGAATATAGACGGAAGCGGCAACGCGCTGTATGCCTGGGTACCTACTTTCGCAACGGGCCGCGCGGGCCGGTTCAATATCTTCAACGAGAATAG
This genomic stretch from Chitinophaga sp. XS-30 harbors:
- a CDS encoding T9SS type A sorting domain-containing protein, giving the protein MNHYSTKLLLPAIMLAMAWLPARSQLVLVRQAVASGGGSGPAGAVNFDFTIGETMVTTLSGGIMLTQGFQQPEVLPPVTQGASPILDFMLFPNPAVTTVKMEFDLLTEATVVYMIVNTAGQVIFQDIKPFGPGKVTIPTPVDRLAAGIYTVIIKVNGHVRTEKLIVQ
- a CDS encoding collagen-like protein, whose product is MKKILYPVILLLLLSLQDTFAQNGLSGINYQAVARNANGTVFANKAVSVRFTIRGGAAAGPVQYQETHNANTNNLGLFTLQIGRGTPVTGTFAGVPWGDANQYIQVEVNPGSGYADLGTAQLMSVPFAQFAANGVAGPVGPAGPAGPVGPAGPAGADGATGPVGPAGPAGAVGAAGPVGPAGPAGADGATGPVGPAGPVGPAGPIGPAGPAGADGAVGPVGPAGPIGPIGPAGPAGPAGSIAGAPAGGDLSGTYPDPTVAQIQAIPVSAAAPAAGQVLKFDGTSWAPATDNAGGGTFTLPYSATENNAATLFSITNDGDGTSLEGVNNTATASISAIRGIVSSTSPGGFSSAVRGINNGTGGLGVGVWGSQAGSGWGVYGTTPNGLGIYGNSSGGGTGVYANSNTGTGLTATSNNGIPASISIFNNANANHVLEANTVGNGTVINVTSSGNGAGVRSSTGSGFAVHGITSAQTSAGIIGDNNGGGEAVVGRTTSDIAGAVVGRNDGGGYGVRGFISTNTSGTGVGVLGQVGLNNSTGRAGRFENLNQTNTTGNTLEVETNGNGNIPDNTQGNAASFLVNNTNSVGAAVRGEVKTIFGNFGAAGLFGISSGTGGLAGLFHASNVNGNGAALVSITEGNGNAITANAGKDGNAIEANIDGSGNALYAWVPTFATGRAGRFNIFNENSTSDAITVTTVGNGIAGNFKVDRTTGTSPAVKGEVNSIFANFGTAGVYGLSSGTGGYAGLFYASNPAGNGPAVLALTEGNGNGVTANAGGSGDGVEASADGSGNAVYGWIPNFGSGRAGRFANFNTGNTNPVVHISTTGTGSTLLANHGGASGNIAVFQSSGTNVARVNKAGRGFFNDGTQNSGADIAESFDVSGGKAAYEPGDVLVIATDADRMMEKSSTPYSSLVAGVYATKPGVLLTEAGIDENIDHQVPMGVVGVIPTKVCDEGGPIKRGDMLVTSGKPGYAMKADPEKVKPGQVIGKALQELRSGEGMIKVLVNVK
- the porV gene encoding type IX secretion system outer membrane channel protein PorV, whose protein sequence is MKQKHLLCMLCCILAIHPLFAQKSQQQPMNIGAAFLLVNPDARSSAMGDAVTGIEPDANALFGNAAKIPFAGDWGVSASYSPWMWDLNDSKTHMGYVSAFKSWNNREGVGLSVKYFDHGEVTFRDDNGMELQQYRPREYAIDGTYARKLGQHLGMAVSLRYIRSELGSGTYNGLVQKPASAVAGDVGLYYQNYADHIEYGNRYSWGISFTNIGSKLKYTEDNNRKTFLPMNLRIGGGYTFVHTEDHQFSLAVDINKLLVPTPPVYKLDAGGFPTDEIESGRDPDRGIVESIFSSFGDAPGGFGEEIREFTIGSGMEYAYQHKFFARAGYFYEHPNKGNRQHFAAGVGVNISGFRVDMAYLMPTGTSLLQRKSLRFTLMYSPRFGEN